Proteins from a single region of Aythya fuligula isolate bAytFul2 chromosome 3, bAytFul2.pri, whole genome shotgun sequence:
- the NDUFAF7 gene encoding protein arginine methyltransferase NDUFAF7, mitochondrial, producing the protein MAPLWPGRLLLPAARRLGGRLRGSAAALGPPGSGSGARPCSGGGGGGVLRHLLLKLRATGPLTVAEYMREALTNPGQGYYTRRGGVGGDFVTAPEVSQLPGEVVGLWCLSEWMAAGRPAAMQLVELGPGTGALTDDVLRVFKQLASLLSKCDVSIHLVEVSPKLSETQAQMLTGGKVQSNSEDEAAYMKGISKTGIPIYWYRGIQDVPQGYSFYVAHEFLDALPIHKFQRTEKGWREVLVDIDPEAPDQLRFVLSPSSTPATENFIQPEETRDHVEVCPEAGVLIQRLASRIEKDGGAALIADYGHDGTKTDTFRGFRNHKLHDVLKAPGTADLTADVDFSYLRKMAQGKIATLGPIKQREFLKNMGVDLRMQVLLQNSRDSATREQLLHSYDMLMNPKKMGDRFHFFALLPHHRLTPPHKEHNLQSKSPLPPVAGFGELLLK; encoded by the exons ATGGCGCCGCTGTGGCCGGgccgcctgctgctgcccgcggCTCGGCGGCTCGGCGGCCGCCTccggggcagcgccgccgcGCTCGGTCCCCCGGGATCGGGCTCGGGGGCGCGGCCGTGctcggggggcggcggcggcggggtgCTGCGGCACCTGCTGCTGAAGCTGCGGGCCACCGGGCCGCTGACGGTGGCCGAGTACATGCGGGAGGCGCTCACCAACCCCGGCCAg GGCTACTACACGCGGCGAGGCGGCGTCGGCGGGGACTTCGTCACGGCGCCCGAGGTCAGCCAGCTGCCGGGAGAG GTGGTGGGGCTCTGGTGCCTCAGCGAGTGGATGGCCGCCGGCAGGCCCGCAGCCATGcagctggtggagctgggaCCGGGGACGGGCGCGCTCACCGACGATGTCCTGCGG GTCTTCAAGCAGCTTGCCTCTTTACTTAGTAAATGCGACGTGTCCATTCACCTGGTAGAAGTGAGTCCCAAACTCAGTGAGACCCAAGCACAGATGCTGACAGGAGGGAAGGTGCAGTCAAACTCTGAGGACGAAGCTGCTTATATGAAAGGCATCAGCAAGACTGGAATTCCAATTTACTGGTACAGAGGCATTCAAGATGTACCACAAG GTTACAGCTTTTACGTAGCACATGAGTTTCTGGATGCCCTGCCAATACATAAGTTTCAG agaacagagaaaggCTGGCGTGAGGTGTTGGTTGATATAGATCCAGAGGCTCCTGACCAGCTCCGATTTGTCCTGTCACCATCCAGTACCCCTGCAACAGAAAACTTTATTCAG CCTGAGGAAACGAGAGATCATGTGGAAGTATGTCCCGAGGCCGGTGTCCTCATTCAGAGGCTTGCCAGTCGCATCGAAAAGGATGGCGGAGCCGCACTGATTGCTGATTATGGTCACGATGGAACCAAAACTGACACTTTCCGG GGTTTCCGGAATCACAAACTCCACGATGTGCTGAAAGCTCCAGGTACAGCAGACCTGACAGCAGATGTTGATTTCAGCTATCTTCGAAAAATGGCACAGGGAAAAATAGCCACGTTGGGCCCCATAAAACAACGGGAGTTTTTAAAGAACATGGGTGTTGACCTCCGAATGCAG GTGCTCTTGCAGAATTCACGTGACTCAGCAACTCGGGAGCAGTTACTCCACAGCTATGATATGTTGATGAACCCTAAGAAAATGGGAGAtcgttttcatttttttgccttGCTGCCTCATCACAGACTTACACCCCCTCACAAGGAACATAATCTGCAATCCAAGTCCCCCCTCCCACCTGTTGCTGGATTTGGTGAGCTCTTACTGAAATAA